A window from Myripristis murdjan chromosome 11, fMyrMur1.1, whole genome shotgun sequence encodes these proteins:
- the LOC115368339 gene encoding solute carrier family 52, riboflavin transporter, member 2 — protein sequence MSGGWWSSAAVTHGLMALFAMGSWISVNCLWVELPVVVSVLPEGWNLPAYLSVLIAFGNLGPIAVTITHHCAPGRLNERLLIHCIQLLAVVVSAFLAVFWSHTVTIAGEERSLPFLLFTFMLSLVCCTSNVTFLPFMFRYPPQYIRTFFIGQGLSALFPCIVALGQGVGKVECKTVNGTVQPEYLKESFPAQNFFWFLFVMLSISAISFLALTQRQPTSQQDTPQQESGTAAGAAKENGEETHPLHNGGTPVSEDQVQVEEQPPVPTFWTLRNVYLLLLLGVSNALTNGVLPSVQSFFCLPYGTMAFHLSVVLGNIANPLACFVAMFVLLRSSSGLGIMSLAGGVFAAYLMALAVLSPCPPLLGSHAGVALVVISCIMFTGLFSYLKVVIGTLLHEAGHAALLWCGISIQAGSLIGALIMFPLVSVYHVFSRSQECVENCS from the exons ATGTCCGGCGGCTGGTGGAGCAGCGCGGCGGTGACTCACGGGCTGATGGCTCTGTTCGCCATGGGCTCCTGGATCTCCGTGAACTGCCTGTGGGTCGAGCTCCCGGTGGTTGTCAGTGTCCTGCCCGAAG GGTGGAACCTGCCTGCCTACCTCTCAGTGCTGATAGCCTTTGGGAACCTGGGCCCGATAGCAGTGACCATTACGCACCACTGCGCTCCAGGCAGGTTAAACGAACGCCTCCTCATCCACTGCATCCAGCTGCTGGCGGTGGTGGTGTCTGCTTTCCTGGCCGTCTTCTGGTCACACACAGTCACGATAGCCGGGGAAGAAAGATCGCTACCGTTCCTGCTCTTCACCTTCATGTTGTCTCTGGTTTGCTGTACGTCCAACGTCACCTTCCTGCCTTTCATGTTCCGTTACCCCCCTCAGTATATCCGTACCTTCTTTATCGGACAGGGCCTCAGCGCCTTGTTCCCTTGTATTGTGGCCTTGGGGCAAGGCGTCGGGAAGGTGGAGTGTAAAACGGTGAATGGCACGGTGCAGCCCGAGTATCTCAAGGAGAGCTTCCCTGCCCAGAACTTCTTCTGGTTCTTGTTTGTCATGCTGTCCATCTCAGCCATCAGCTTCCTGGCTTTGACACAGAGACAGCCCACATCGCAACAAGACACACCGCAGCAGGAGTCAGGCactgcagcaggagcagcaaaGGAAAACGGAGAGGAGACGCACCCGCTGCACAACGGAGGGACTCCGGTGTCCGAGGaccaggtgcaggtggaggaacAACCGCCGGTCCCGACGTTTTGGACACTGCGTAACGtctacctgctgctgctgctcggtgTGTCCAACGCCCTCACCAACGGGGTCCTGCCCTCTGTCCAGAGCTTCTTCTGTCTGCCCTATGGCACCATGGCCTTCCACCTCTCTGTGGTCCTGGGAAACATAGCGAACCCCCTGGCCTGCTTTGTGGCCATGTTTGTTCTCCTCAG GTCCTCCTCTGGTCTCGGGATCATGTCTCTGGCAGGAGGAGTATTTGCTGCGTATCTCATGGCATTAGCAGTCCTCAGCCCCTGCCCCCCTCTGTTGGGGAGCCATGCTGGAGTGGCATTAGTG GTCATCTCCTGCATCATGTTCACTGGCCTCTTCTCCTATCTGAAGGTAGTGATTGGGACGCTGCTGCACGAGGCGGGACACGCCGCCCTGCTGTGGTGCGGCATCTCCATCCAGGCCGGCTCCCTCATCGGAGCACTCATCATGTTCCCCCTGGTCAGCGTCTATCACGTGTTCTCCAGGTCTCAAGAATGCGTGGAAAACTGCAGTTAA
- the LOC115367250 gene encoding LOW QUALITY PROTEIN: riboflavin transporter 2 (The sequence of the model RefSeq protein was modified relative to this genomic sequence to represent the inferred CDS: deleted 1 base in 1 codon), giving the protein MSLLTHLLACLFGMGSWVSINGLWVELPLIVPQIPEGWYLPAYLSFLIQMANVGPLFVTLMHRFRPGALNEKAVIYVIITLGTVASFLLAFFWKETVVVAGAPRSVALLALTFFLSVVDCTSSVTFLPFMMHLKPQYLTTYYIGEGVSGLLPALVALIQGVGVVHCVNSSQSLNHTLNFSHSATTYELQARYQPAKFSAEVFFFFLSAMMLVCLVAFLLLNLHPAVAREHPNGCYTNGVKEKGIAAQKQRKWTEQKPMIDPYRVANVNPKSSFGTGTYSWTQVLYIFIVLAWVNALSNVVLPSVQSYSCMPYGNRAYHLSATMAALSNPAACFIAMFLPLRSLVLMGALTLIGSAVGAYIMAMAALSPCPLLVNDASGSVIIVLAWIVFILTLSYVKVIIGIILRDEGYSALVWCGAVVQLGSLLGAVTMFPLVSVYSVFSSGDPCTTTCP; this is encoded by the exons ATGTCTCTCCTCACCCACTTGTTGGCGTGCCTGTTTGGCATGGGCTCCTGGGTGTCCATCAACGGCCTGTGGGTGGAGCTGCCCCTGATAGTGCCCCAGATACCCGAGGGCTGGTACCTGCCCGCCTATCTCTCCTTCCTCATCCAGATGGCCAACGTGGGGCCCCTCTTCGTCACCCTGATGCACCGCTTCCGTCCGGGCGCGCTCAACGAGAAGGCCGTCATATACGTCATCATCACCTTGGGTACCGTGGCGAGCTTCCTGCTGGCCTTCTTCTGGAAGGAGACCGTGGTGGTGGCAGGCGCCCCACGCAGCGTGGCCCTCCTCGCTTTGACCTTCTTCCTCTCCGTGGTGGACTGCACCTCCTCCGTCACATTCCTGCCCTTCATGATGCACCTCAAGCCGCAGTATCTCACCACCTACTACATCGGGGAGGGTGTGAGTGGCCTGCTGCCGGCCCTTGTGGCTTTGATCCAGGGTGTCGGGGTGGTCCACTGTGTAAACAGCAGCCAGTCTCTGAACCACACCCTGAACTTCTCCCACAGCGCTACGACCTATGAACTCCAGGCCCGCTACCAGCCGGCCAAATTCTCCGCTGaggtgtttttcttcttcctgaGTGCCATGATGCTGGTGTGCCTGGTGGCGTTCCTGCTGCTGAACCTCCACCCTGCTGTGGCAAGGGAGCACCCGAATGGCTGTTACACCAATGGAGTTAAAGAGAAAGGCATTGCAGctcagaaacagaggaagtgGACCGAGCAGAAGCCCATGATCGATCCGTACAGGGTTGCCAACGTGAACCCCAAAAGCAGCTTTGGCACGGGCACTTACAGCTGGACCCAGGTGCTGTACATCTTCATCGTCCTGGCCTGGGTGAACGCCCTGAGCAACGTGGTGCTTCCCTCGGTGCAGTCCTACTCCTGCATGCCCTACGGGAACAGAGCCTACCACCTATCAGCTACCATGGCTGCCTTGTCCAACCCTGCCGCCTGCTTCATCGCCATGTTCCTCCCTCTCAG GTCTCTGGTCCTGATGGGAGCTCTGACGCTCATTGGTAGTGCAGTTGGAGCTTACATCATGGCCATGGCAGCGCTGAGC CCGTGCCCGCTGCTGGTCAACGACGCCTCAGGAAGTGTCATCATT GTGCTGGCTTGGATTGTGTTTATTCTCACTCTGTCCTATGTAAAGGTCATCATTGGAATCATCCTGCGTGATGAGGGCTACAGCGCCCTCGTGTGGTGCGGCGCCGTGGTGCAGCTGGGCTCCCTGCTGGGTGCTGTCACCATGTTCCCCCTGGTCAGCGTGTACAGCGTCTTCTCCTCAGGAGACCCGTGCACCACCACGTGTCCCTGA